The Leptospira ellinghausenii genome contains the following window.
GAACCAATCATTCGGGAAAAAGCAGTATTAAAAGACCCATGGAAAACACCCTATGTATTAAAATTTGAAGGAGCTGTGCCTCAAATTCTCACTCTCGGCGAAGATAAAAAAGAAGGTGGAGACGGAAAGAACAAAGACTTCAATATCCTATCTCCTGATGATTATCCAGCCGCATTCCGATAAAAAACATTTTCCGAAATGGAAAAGACAAATCCGCGACGGTCTCACTCTCATCGAGATCGTCGTTGTCATTTCTATATTAGGGCTCCTGATGGTGATTGTCGGTGGTTCCTTACGAAACCTCATCATCCCCTCTACTGAGGACATCTCCGTCAAGTTACAAGAATCATTTAAATTTGGTTATAATAAAGCCCAACTGACAAACCAAGCAGTTCTCTTTGAATATAATTTTGAGAAAAGAGAATACCAATTTTTTTTACTGAAACGAGAGGAAGGTGGTTTGGAAGAAGAACCCATTTTAAAAAAAACAACTCTCCCTTTTTATTCTAAAATTGTCAGCGTA
Protein-coding sequences here:
- a CDS encoding prepilin-type N-terminal cleavage/methylation domain-containing protein encodes the protein MIIQPHSDKKHFPKWKRQIRDGLTLIEIVVVISILGLLMVIVGGSLRNLIIPSTEDISVKLQESFKFGYNKAQLTNQAVLFEYNFEKREYQFFLLKREEGGLEEEPILKKTTLPFYSKIVSVRDLGGKPRNEGKVRIVFTPQGTTTDLFLYIGSDTEIKRTIQIYRYGGKIKIHKMEFFPEPDSNPIQKLSYGLDERDEQVDTNAKTQPR